One window from the genome of Podospora pseudocomata strain CBS 415.72m chromosome 6, whole genome shotgun sequence encodes:
- a CDS encoding Type I Iterative PKS (EggNog:ENOG503NYYT; COG:I; antiSMASH:Cluster_1; MEROPS:MER0034961; SMCOG1022:Beta-ketoacyl synthase), with protein MARPQIFLLGPQVTNWTREALAELQQNLLKDPTLDFITQALLTLPSLSSILGQQLGLDFHPGRIFHLLADFAQGGQLLLNTNDDWRHNTLLAPLTIVSQAVDLAVQFGGLPRNKLPLTPHQQVQGFCIGWLSASSLASASTWDDFKRNISAALRLGACIGAAVDADSSQCPSDHARAICVRLRNPSDRAYISCFLDEGVLTVTVPNSKRLWLEGQLQKASLPWTDIGLHGHYHHLRHEERAQTLKRICASIGELQLPAAAALQTPLRSTADANIVPPNATSLHDIAIDLTLCKRAHWLQTLRNCVEKADNFVFIPIGSHTGGLVPRSITHPHPSPNTSMPEDEVAIIGMSARFPGSDSLSDFWNLLVSGNTAFGPLPVSRFDPTYPSIASRLVEAKYQGNFLRDEVVKGFDHRFFDIAGRAAKHIDPQQRLALEVAYEALATAGYHQIKTHQQKEVGVYMGVGEVEYQHNLAGHQATPFTAVGLLRSFISGRVSHFFGWNGPAVTVDTACSSSAVAIHTASKALLTGECELALAGGVNIITSPELHQALAAGSFLNPHGASHAFDSSAAGYCRGEGAGILVLKPLSKAVADGDAILGVIGASAINQNSNCSPITVPESSSQCSLYKKILQTAGVSPGEVTYVEAHGTGTQVGDPKEYESIRMALCGPFRTEHLFVGSAKDSIGHCEAASGVAGVIKTLLMMHHKTIPPQAGFDTLNPRITTTPADKIIIPKVAKPWSPVHRRVALVNNYGAAGSNAAILVREYEEPASQSVLSAPTSYPILLAAKSPNHLQSMIAALKSWTPLPASFGDIVYNINKSQNPQFPHRLALTARSHDDMVACLETTAASMPTTQLPVVLAFGGQTGQSVSISEHLYNSCPVLRRHLDHCNDVCVALALPAIVPNIFTSSESVPALHDIVRQHCQLLALQVSTARCWLESGLETSDITLVGHSFGQISALVVGGSLTVEDGFRFVAGRASLIRDHWSEPGCMLSLECLEPQAREIRDTVNKNLQQTGSGVEIACYNGPISFVLSGHQEAIAQAKYVCQQQQIKCLQLASTHAYHSHMTESILAKLTEMARRLVVKSPRLKIETCTRKTSDWQFTAESLVQHTRDPVFFADAIARITASYPQGAIWLEAGTSSPVIPMIKLVKRNNNKTGGKLPDIYLPAGLRNDDAMINIGVITSQLWQAGCSVRYWPFLQHGPQNRHAFVPVPPYQFDRTQHWIDYKPRGSEETGKTTKQDAASADLITLVEAENMKHVFQVNTTVDFYQLAANGHAVAGHGLCPASVYLELGAKCVEIAADMPLGDLMMPHFEALAMSSPLGIATSHTKTTISLHQTDTKSWSFNISSLNAEGTSTEHARGRIALPSGGADAQLSSMSKLFRRSRVDRLNSLETSSKVAGPMVYQLFSSVVDYAPYYQGVKSLTAHGDEAVGLVGIPTNSESPVGFRLPKGICDPVTLDNFLQVAGIHVNCLRPRNAGQVFMCTAIEEIIISPAYRQSSISWKVYTRYDTEPDSRSIINDILVYDGTSNELVVAIMGATFRAVSLKSLELTLGRLNGASLSFPLTTQPHQSSPTEPTEPTPPMEAAFTPITKTNPDQTPQVIKDFKAQSSVDHDIRRVLSNIIEMPVDEIKSTSTLSELGVDSLLAGDVLAEISNMFGVKVSQPELLACSDVAALVGLVGKQSTEPTFSQSAPKVFRNDSFETRGSDPLTSSDLFNSEIDSNDSSCPTDFTDEDIATSSESGHCKKSGLEDLGGVAGVSFCEAAANYTRHASATRFSNFCMDVYPVQSRLVTQYVLSAFGNLGCDLSLIKPGSEVPFIGSFDPKHSKLVRQLYEILQDSKLISVDDLGKFWRTNTPLETTSAVDLQATILSRFPQHTSEAKLLDATASRLSACLTGAADPIDILFGTSSARGLLEDVYLNAPMFKTGTLVLVDYLSSLVRMSTRQTIRILEIGAGTGGTTRSLLHALSQIERPDMTVQYTFTDLSPSLVAAAKRRFASLVASSARGNGVEIEMQFTTLDIESPGTKRDKYYDIVLSTNCIHATENLSISASHIRALLDPVEGGLLCLVELTRNLYWFDLVFGLLEGWWRFNDGRTHALADELTWERSLKQAGFASVEWSDNGTQEGKILRVITAHALPERESNIGEQTRMETMRFKSIGGVDLMADIYYPVTLSDISAAPRPIALMIHGGGHIMLSRADIRPCQTELLLSKGFLPVSIDYRLCPETTLQEGPMCDTVSALSWVRNTLPSLPLARTDIRVDGEKVVAIGWSTGGHLAMSLSWKSAEFDVRPPEAILAVYSPSDYNDPFWTQPNIPEGSESMFPIAADSAFMTLDQPITAYNPPSSAKAVGGWMSVVDPRSRLALYMNHHGKTLEVLLRGVSAINGKREVSEEEVTAVSPLAQVQQNRYRTPTFIVHPRLDDLIPWQQAQRMHQALKERGVDAELRIVDEGAKHLFDVGKGWERRHPQGSKVVREGFEFLVKYVDGV; from the exons ATGGCCCGGCCACAAATCTTTTTACTTGGTCCCCAAGTGACCAATTGGACACGAGAGGCCTTGGCGGAACTACAACAAAACCTCCTGAAAGATCCCACCCTCGACTTCATCACTCAAGCCCTGTTAACCTTGCCCTCCCTCTCGTCTATACTCGGACAACAGCTCGGGCTAGACTTTCACCCTGGCCGGATTTTCCATCTTCTCGCCGACTTTGCCCAAGGCGGGCAGCTTCTCTTAAACACCAATGATGACTGGCGGCACAACACTCTGCTGGCCCCATTGACAATCGTGTCTCAAGCCGTAGACCTCGCCGTTCAGTTTGGAGGTCTTCCTAGAAACAAACTACCCTTAACACCGCATCAGCAAGTTCAGGGCTTCTGCATTGGCTGGCTGTCGGCATCATCTCTTGCTAGTGCGTCAACTTGGGATGACTTCAAGCGTAATATTTCCGCTGCCTTGCGACTTGGGGCCTGTATTGGCGCAGCAGTGGACGCCGATTCCAGTCAGTGCCCTTCTGATCACGCAAGGGCTATTTGTGTGCGCCTGAGGAACCCGAGTGATAGG GCCTACATTTCTTGTTTTCTGGATGAGGGCGTTCTCACCGTGACGGTGCCAAACAGCAAGCGACTTTGGTTGGAAGGACAGTTGCAGAAAGCTAGCCTGCCGTGGACCGATATTGGGCTTCATGGCCATTACCATCACCTACGGCATGAGGAGAGAGCCCAAACCCTCAAAAGAATCTGTGCCTCTATTGGGGAACTTCAGcttcccgccgccgcggCCTTGCAAACACCGTTGAGATCAACCGCTGATGCCAACATCGTCCCGCCGAACGCGACATCACTTCACGATATTGCCATCGATCTCACGCTGTGCAAACGAGCCCACTGGTTACAAACTCTGCGCAACTGTGTCGAGAAAGCCGACAACTTCGTCTTCATACCCATTGGTTCCCATACTGGAGGCCTTGTTCCGCGTTCGATtacccatcctcacccctcACCCAACACCTCAATGCCAGAGGACGAGGTCGCAATTATCGGCATGTCTGCTCGCTTCCCTGGCTCAGACTCCCTATCAGACTTTTGGAACCTTTTGGTCTCAGGGAACACTGCGTTTGGACCTCTTCCAGTGTCCCGTTTTGATCCGACATATCCCAGCATTGCCTCACGTCTGGTCGAAGCCAAATACCAGGGGAACTTTCTCAgggatgaggttgtcaagggcTTCGACCACCGGTTCTTTGATATTGCTGGGCGAGCAGCTAAACACATCGATCCCCAGCAAAGGCTTGCCCTTGAGGTTGCATATGAGGCTCTAGCTACCGCAGGATATCACCAGATTAAGACCCACCAGCAAAAGGAAGTGGGTGTATACATGGgcgttggtgaggttgaatATCAACATAATCTTGCCGGACACCAAGCAACTCCTTTCACTGCGGTGGGTTTGTTGAGAAGCTTCATCAGTGGGAGAGTTAGCCATTTCTTTGGCTGGAATGGGCCTGCGGTTACAGTTGATACTGCTTGTTCCTCAAGCGCTGTGGCTATACACACAGCTTCGAAG GCTCTTTTGACAGGCGAGTGCGAACTTGCCTTGGCGGGCGGTGtgaacatcatcaccagccccgAGTTGCACCAAGCTCTTGCCGCAGGCTCTTTTCTCAACCCCCACGGAGCAAGCCATGCATTTGATAGCTCTGCCGCAGGGTActgtcgaggagaaggggcAGGTATATTGGTGCTGAAGCCCTTGTCCAAAGCTGTTGCGGACGGTGACGCAATTTTAGGAGTCATCGGGGCTTccgccatcaaccaaaaCTCCAATTGCAGTCCGATCACTGTCCCAGAGTCGTCATCACAATGCTCACTATACAAGAAAATTCTACAAACGGCAGGAGTGAGCCCGGGAGAAGTTACCTACGTTGAAGCACATGGAACTG GCACACAAGTCGGGGACCCTAAGGAGTATGAGAGCATAAGAATGGCTCTCTGTGGTCCCTTTCGCACCGAGCACCTGTTTGTCGGCTCCGCCAAAGACAGTATCGGGCACTGCGAGGCTGCATCAGGCGTGGCCGGCGTCATAAAGACCCTTCTCATGATGCACCACAAGACCATTCCCCCGCAGGCTGGATTTGACACTCTCAATCCTCGCATTACCACAACCCCAGCAGATAAGATAATCATCCCCAAAGTTGCCAAGCCCTGGAGCCCAGTCCACCGACGAGTCGCGCTTGTGAACAATTATGGCGCTGCAGGTTCTAATGCTGCTATTCTTGTCAGGGAATATGAGGAACCAGCTTCCCAGTCTGTGCTGTCGGCTCCCACATCCTACCCAATACTTCTCGCGGCGAAGTCACCCAATCATTTGCAGTCCATGATTGCTGCGCTGAAGTCCTGGACACCACTCCCCGCATCATTTGGGGACATCGTCTACAACATTAACAAGTCCCAGAATCCCCAGTTCCCTCACCGACTGGCCCTTACAGCCAGGAGTCACGATGATATGGTTGCCTGTCTTGAGACGACGGCAGCGTCCATGCCCACCACTCAGCTACCAGTAGTGCTTGCATTTGGTGGCCAAACAGGGCAGAGTGTTTCGATTTCAGAACATCTCTACAATTCATGCCCTGTGTTGCGCAGACACCTT GACCACTGCAATGATGTCTGTGTTGCTCTTGCCCTTCCGGCAATTGTGCCAAACATTTTCACGTCCTCCGAATCGGTTCCGGCTTTGCATGACATTGTTCGTCAGCACTGTCAATTGCTGGCTTTGCAAGTTTCTACGGCCCGTTGTTGGCTGGAATCCGGGCTGGAGACATCCGACATCACACTTGTTGGTCACAGTTTTGGCCAAATATCCGCCCTGGTTGTTGGAGGTTCCTTGACAGTCGAAGATGGGTTCCGATTTGTTGCCGGTCGCGCAAGCCTGATTCGCGATCACTGGTCGGAACCCGGATGCATGCTTTCTCTTGAGTGTCTTGAGCCTCAAGCCAGGGAAATCAGAGACACGGTCAACAAGAATCTACAACAAACCGGCAGTGGGGTTGAAATTGCATGCTACAATGGCCCGATTAGCTTTGTCCTCTCTGGCCACCAAGAGGCTATCGCCCAGGCGAAATACGTttgtcaacagcagcaaatcAAGTGCCTGCAGCTGGCAAGTACTCATGCCTATCATTCACACATGACTGAGTCAATTCTCGCGAAGCTCACCGAGATGGCTCGTCGTCTTGTTGTCAAATCACCGCGTCTGAAAATCGAGACTTGCACCCGCAAGACTTCGGATTGGCAGTTCACAGCTGAGAGTTTGGTACAGCACACCAGAGATCCGGTTTTCTTCGCCGATGCCATCGCTCGCATCACTGCATCATATCCCCAGGGAGCCATCTGGCTCGAGGCAGGCACCTCGTCACCAGTCATCCCCATGATCAAACTGGTCAAGCGCAATAACAACAAGACAGGAGGCAAATTGCCAGACATTTACTTACCCGCTGGCCTCCGCAACGATGATGCGATGATCAACATTGGTGTGATCACATCCCAGCTTTGGCAAGCTGGATGCAGTGTGCGGTATTGGCCGTTCCTCCAGCATGGTCCTCAGAATCGACACGCCTTTGTTCCGGTTCCTCCATATCAATTCGACAGGACACAGCATTGGATTGACTACAAACCAAGGGGGTCGGAGGAAACCGGTAAAACAACGAAACAAGATGCCGCTTCTGCAGATCTCATCACCCTGGTTGAAGCTGAAAACATGAAGCACGTTTTCCAGGTCAACACCACTGTCGACTTTTACCAGCTCGCAGCAAATGGACACGCCGTCGCTGGACATGGCTTGTGTCCCGCCTCAGTTTACCTGGAGCTCGGCGCCAAATGCGTTGAAATAGCTGCCGACATGCCTCTAGGCGACCTGATGATGCCTCATTTCGAGGCTTTGGCGATGTCATCCCCGCTTGGGATTGCGACGAGCCACACGAAGACAACCATATCTCTGCATCAGACTGACACCAAGTCATGGTCGTTCAACATCTCCAGCCTGAATGCTGAAGGCACTTCGACAGAGCATGCACGAGGCCGCATAGCATTGCCATCTGGGGGCGCAGATGCTCAGCTCTCATCTATGAGTAAATTGTTTCGACGATCTCGCGTCGATCGTCTAAATAGCCTGGAGACGTCCAGCAAGGTGGCAGGTCCGATGGTCTACCAGTTGTTTTCGAGTGTGGTCGACTATGCCCCCTACTATCAAGGCGTCAAATCCTTGACGGCCCATGGCGACGAGGCTGTTGGGTTAGTCGGTATTCCTACTAATTCTGAATCTCCAGTTGGTTTCAGATTGCCAAAGGGTATTTGTGACCCCGTCACCCTGGACAACTTTCTTCAGGTGGCGGGTATTCACGTTAACTGTCTTCGTCCCAGGAACGCTGGGCAAGTCTTCATGTGCACTGCCATCGAGGAAATAATCATCTCACCAGCTTACAGACAGTCATCGATCAGCTGGAAGGTATATACCCGTTATGATACGGAGCCGGATTCTCGCTCGATAATAAACGACATTCTGGTCTACGATGGAACCTCCAATGAACTGGTTGTCGCCATCATGGGGGCTACTTTCAGGGCAGTTTCCCTCAAGTCGTTGGAACTCACCCTAGGGCGACTGAATGGCGCTTCactttccttccccttgactacacaaccccatcaatcATCGCCAACCGAGCCAACCGAGCCGACCCCGCCTATGGAAGCCGCCTTtacacccatcaccaagacaAATCCCGACCAGACTCCTCAAGTAATAAAAGACTTCAAGGCCCAGTCATCAGTGGATCATGACATCAGGAGGGTGCTCAGTAACATCATTGAGATGCCGGTCGACGAAATTAAATCCACGAGCACTCTTTCTGAACTTGGGGTCGATTCTTTACTGGCTGGTGACGTGTTGGCTGAGATCTCTAATATGTTTGGAGTCAAAGTCTCACAGCCTGAGCTGTTGGCATGTTCCGACGTCGCAGCTCTCGTCGGCCTCGTGGGGAAACAGTCGACGGAACCAACATTTTCCCAATCAGCACCCAAAGTGTTCAGAAATGACAGTTTTGAGACAAGGGGATCGGATCCTTTGACTAGTTCAGATCTATTCAACTCGGAGATTGACTCGAATGATTCATCTTGCCCTACTGATTTCACTGACGAAGATATCGCCACGAGCTCCGAGTCTGGCCACTGCAAGAAGAGTGGTTTAGAGGATCTCGGGGGCGTCGCTGGTGTCTCGTTTTGTGAGGCTGCAGCCAATTACACACGACATGCTTCCGCCACTCGCTTCTCGAACTTTTGCATGGACGTCTACCCAGTTCAGTCCCGACTCGTCACACAATACGTCCTGTCCGCCTTTGGTAATCTGGGCTGTGATTTGAGCCTCATCAAGCCAGGATCAGAGGTTCCATTCATCGGTTCCTTCGATCCTAAACACAGCAAGCTCGTCAGGCAGCTGTATGAAATCTTGCAAGACTCGAAGCTGATCTCTGTTGATGACCTGGGTAAATTTTGGCGGACAAACACACCTCTCGAGACGACTTCCGCCGTTGACCTCCAAGCCACCATACTCTCTCGGTTTCCGCAGCACACCTCCGAAGCCAAGCTTTTAGATGCTACAGCCTCCCGGCTTTCGGCGTGCTTGACGGGCGCGGCCGATCCAATCGACATCTTGTTCGGTACATCTTCCGCCCGGGGGTTACTTGAAGACGTCTACCTCAACGCCCCCATGTTCAAAACGGGTACCTTGGTTCTGGTTGACTATCTGTCTTCCCTTGTACGAATGAGCACTCGACAAACTATCCGTATTCTGGAGATCGGGGCGGGAACAGGCGGCACAACACGATCCCTGTTACATGCCCTGAGCCAGATTGAGAGACCCGACATGACAGTCCAATACACCTTCACAGACCTGTCCCCATCCCTTGTTGCGGCAGCAAAGAGAAGGTTTGCATCTCTGGTGGCCTCTAGTGCTCGGGGAAATGGGGTGGAAATCGAGATGCAGTTCACCACGCTGGACATTGAATCCCCAGGCACAAAGCGGGACAAGTACTATGATATTGTCCTGTCGACAAACTGCATACATGCCACTGAAAACCTCAGCATCTCGGCCAGTCATATTCGAGCGCTGTTGGATCCAGTTGAAGGGGGCTTGCTATGCTTGGTAGAGCTGACGAGGAATCTTTACTGGTTCGATCTCGTTTTTGGGCTATTggagggatggtggagatTTAACGATGGACGGACCCATGCCCTGGCCGATGAGCTGACCTGGGAAAGGAGTCTAAAGCAGGCTGGCTTTGCGTCTGTGGAATGGAGCGATAACGGGACACAAGAGGGAAAGATTTTGAGAGTCATCACTGCCCATGCCTTACCCGAGCGAGAGTCCAATATCGGAGAGCAAACGAGGATGGAGACGATGCGCTTCAAGAGTATCGGCGGTGTTGACCTGATGGCAGACATATATTACCCAGTTACACTATCTGATATTTCAGCGGCGCCTCGTCCCATAG CTTTGATGATTCATGGCGGGGGCCACATCATGCTCTCACGAGCCGACATTCGACCTTGTCAAACTGAACTTCTCCTCTCCAAAGGGTTCCTTCCGGTCAGCATTGACTACCGCCTTTGTCCCGAAACGACTCTCCAAGAAGGCCCAATGTGTGATACCGTCTCCGCCCTCTCATGGGTGAGGAATacccttccctctcttcctctggCGAGAACCGATATTCGGGTCGATGGTGAGAAGGTCGTCGCGATTGGCTGGAGCACCGGTGGCCACTTAGCCATGAGTCTGTCGTGGAAATCGGCCGAGTTTGATGTTAGACCACCAGAAGCCATTCTCGCCGTTTATTCTCCTTCGGACTACAACGACCCCTTCTGGACTCAACCAAACATTCCGGAAGGGTCAGAGTCGATGTTCCCTATCGCGGCTGACTCCGCCTTTATGACACTTGACCAACCCATCACGGCATACAATCCACCATCTTCAGCCAAGGCGGTGGGTGGCTGGATGTCAGTCGTTGATCCACGCTCCAGGTTGGCATTGTACATGAATCATCATGGCAAAACACTCGAGGTTCTTCTGCGTGGAGTTTCTGCGATCAATGGAAAAAGAGAGGtgtctgaggaggaggttacGGCGGTGTCTCCATTGGCCCAGGTGCAACAAAATCGGTACAGAACACCGACCTTTATCGTTCACCCTCGGCTAGATGACTTGATACCATGGCAGCAAGCCCAACGGATGCACCAGGCTCTCAAAGAACgaggtgttgatgctgagtTGAGAATTGTTGACGAGGGAGCAAAGCACTTGTTTGATGTCGGTAAAGGATGGGAAAGGAGGCATCCGCAGGGCTCTAAGGTTGTGCGAGAGGGATTTGAGTTTCTAGTGAAAtatgttgatggggtttga
- a CDS encoding hypothetical protein (COG:O; EggNog:ENOG503NW4V; antiSMASH:Cluster_1; CAZy:AA9) has translation MCLIWRLKNREMKPRSQPWITKRRICNRFSRDRRRSMDIYLEGRRALINDIPLTSHHPINPQLPLPSKSEPLAMKLSSFTILAGLAAQAQAHYIFNILIVNGQRIGGEYTYVRRNSNSYNPAFPDILTSDELRCNRGAKPGGNVQTYEVKAGDKIGFKVFNNEFIEHPGPGFIYMSKAPGSVATYDGSGEWFKVYETGLCRGGGNVDTNWCSWQKDRLEFTIPPKTPPGEYLVRIEHIGLHEGHVRRAQFYITCAQLKITGPGGGNPSPLVRIPGIYNANDPGIAYNKWTNNPAAYRMPGPAVWNGN, from the exons ATGTGCTTGATCTGGAGACTAAAGAACCGCGAGATGAAGCCAAGATCTCAGCCTTGGATCACAAAGCGCAGAATATGCAACAGGTTCAGCCGTGACAGGAGACGGTCGATGGACATATATTTAGAGGGCAGACGCGCCCTAATAAATGACATACCGTTGACATCCCATCACCCCATCAATCCTCAACTTCCTCTGCCCTCCAAGTCGGAACCGCTTGCCATGAAGCTCTCGTCGTTCACCATCTTGGCTGGCCTCGCGGCCCAAGCCCAGGCCCACTACATTTTCAACATACTGATTGTGAACGGCCAGCGCATCG GTGGCGAGTACACATACGTTCGACGCAATTCTAACAGCTACAATCCGGCCTTTCCCGACATCCTTACCTCTGATGAATTACGGTGCAACCGCG GCGCCAAGCCTGGCGGCAACGTACAGACATACGAGGTCAAGGCTGGTGATAAGATCGGCTTCAAGGTCTTCAACAACGAGTTTATTGAACACCCCGGCCCAGGGTTCATCTACATGTCCAAAGCCCCTGGCAGTGTCGCTACCTACGATGGTTCCGGCGAGTGGTTCAAGGTCTACGAGACCGGTCTTTGCCGCGGTGGAGGAAATGTGGACACGAACTGGTGCTCGTGGCAGAAGGACAG GCTTGAATTCACTATCCCGCCCAAGACCCCCCCTGGAGAGTACCTCGTCCGCATCGAGCACATTGGTCTGCACGAGGGTCACGTACGCCGCGCTCAGTTCTACATTACCTGCGCACAGTTGAAGATCACCGGGCCCGGTGGTGGCAACCCCTCACCTCTTGTCCGCATCCCCGGTATCTACAATGCCAATGACCCCGGCATTGCTTACAACAAGTGgaccaacaaccccgccgcTTATCGCATGCCTGGTCCCGCTGTCTGGAACGGAAACTGA
- a CDS encoding hypothetical protein (COG:U; EggNog:ENOG503P0DY; antiSMASH:Cluster_1), whose translation MLHAPSPMLTAKHPTASNIASPLSLYVHRAATLIAMNRATASPPTEAASVVPRACNACRARKIGCNRESPCAHCVRAKIECIYNEIRPREKRARILLSHQYEQKIDHLDSRLDEILDLLRQLKTQQRTTGRPIPEIQLRAPSPANVTAPRTQPAALSIPVTPSPAATSPDSSTATTHVRSSHAHANTTLPMVEGNSSLTAQTEFASEFLKTAVHDRDSQPEMRERLDALRVLVEAMKKQPAADEMRYPHAAPVKTLSLKDCKLPPIQIVVEVLRMTQSFKVMCLAWVYELIPLTGFLEAYVREDNDLITLINVNVGLHFLFWACAQVDQEKKDEYLGYAQTCGSTTETALAHLPLHLPANDDTISALLSGSFYAVEISKPSLAWILTSKASELCQTLGYHRANDDYVLFKSGGAANDIDRYKRHLLFWSVYIVDKSLSLRLGRSSSIQDYDISLPYPSTDNPGNSGITGFFLLWVLLAKLQGQVYELLYCPEAVMAPESVKRERVKTLLGRLEEFEAKTAEVIHQWSSYCREHAGDDLTDFFLVSDHVLRLSLLTMVHRAVPNPPGSPTTFSTECINVARQTLGRHQECMELIKTTNCGLFSTYMHWTILMAPFVPFIVLFCQVIETKDKDDLARLQAFATSLQYESSVTEAVERLRRLFQVLVSVASHHVQSPPTSQIGQRTDLRTDLPKDTHQAHQAAFELDAYLGTLGFSQQIVSDQWPESTTGQGLENGREGGEFPEGHRMANPMMWMGNEMQLEDWFYNNDQIEALESLYN comes from the exons ATGCTTCATGCTCCGTCTCCGATGCTCACGGCAAAACACCCGACAGCTTCCAATATCGCTTCACCTCTGTCCTTGTACGTCCATAGGGCCGCCACTCTCATCGCCATGAACCGCGCAACGGCTTCCCCACCCACCGAAGCCGCATCGGTCGTCCCCCGAGCT TGCAATGCATGTCGAGCTCGCAAG ATAGGATGCAATCGCGAATCTCCCTGTGCCCATTGCGTCAGAGCAAAGATCGA ATGTATCTACAATGAAATACGACCcagggagaagagggctcGCATTCTTTTGAGCCACCAATA TGAGCAAAAGATCGACCACCTTGACAGTCGCCTGGATGAGATCCTAGATCTTCTGCGACAACTCAAAACTCAGCAACGCACAACTGGCCGCCCAATCCCCGAGATCCAGCTCCGTgcaccatcgccagccaATGTAACCGCTCCAAGAACACAACCCGCAGCTCTCTCGATACCAGTcacaccatcgccagccGCAACAAGCCCAGACTCATCAACCGCCACCACGCATGTCAGGTCCAGTCATGCTCATGCAAACACCACACTGCCCATGGTTGAGGGCAACTCATCGCTTACCGCACAGACAGAGTTCGCCAGTGAATTCCTGAAAACTGCCGTCCATGATCGGGACTCGCAACCAGAAATGCGCGAGCGCCTCGATGCCCTTCGTGTCCTCGTCGAGGCCATGAAGAAACAACCAGCGGCGGATGAGATGCGGTATCCACATGCTGCACCCGTCAAGACGCTATCCTTGAAAGATTGCAAGTTGCCCCCTATTCagattgttgttgaggttctCCGGATGACACAGTCCTTTAAGGTTATGTGTCTGGCCTGGGTGTACGAGCTAATACCTCTCACGGGGTTCCTTGAGGCATATGTGAGAGAGGACAACGATTTGATTACCCTCATCAATGTCAATGTTGGTCTCCACTTCCTATTTTGGGCGTGCGCACAAGTGGaccaagaaaagaaagacgAATATCTTGGTTACGCGCAGACCTGTGGTAGTACCACCGAAACAGCTTTGGCACATCTGCCGCTGCATCTTCCCGCCAACGATGACACTATCTCTGCGCTCCTGTCGGGATCATTTTATGCCGTGGAGATATCCAAGCCCTCCCTAGCCTGGATTCTGACTTCCAAGGCATCAGAACTGTGCCAGACACTGGGCTATCACCGAGCCAACGACGACTATGTCCTGTTCAAGTCTGGAGGGGCTGCAAATGATATTGATCGATACAAGCGACACTTGTTGTTTTGGTCCGTCTACATTGTCGACAAGAGCCTGTCTCTCCGGCTTGGACGGTCCTCCAGTATTCAAGACTACGACATTTCCCTCCCATATCCTTCCACAGATAATCCCGGCAATTCCGGCATCACAGGATTTTTTTTACTATGGGTTCTCCTAGCAAAGTTACAGGGCCAGGTGTACGAGTTGCTTTATTGCCCAGAGGCCGTCATGGCGCCAGAAAGTGTCAAGAGAGAAAGGGTTAAGACTCTGCTGGGTCGTTTGGAAGAATTCGAGGCCAAGACGGCAGAGGTGATT CATCAATGGAGTTCGTATTGCCGCGAACATGCCGGCGATGACTTGACTGATTTCTTTCTTGTGTCCGACCACGTACTCCGGCTTAGTCTCCTCACAATGGTGCATCGCGCCGTTCCCAATCCACCAGGATCACCCACCACTTTCTCCACAGAGTGTATAAACGTGGCACGCCAAACGCTAGGACGACACCAAGAGTGTATGGAGTTAATCAAGACCACAAACTGCGGGTTGTTCAGCACTTATATGCACTG GACGATCCTAATGGCCCCCTTCGTTCCGTTCATTGTCCTTTTCTGTCAGGTAATCGAAACAAAAGATAAGGATGATCTTGCCAGACTGCAAGCCTTTGCCACGTCGTTACAGTATGAGTCTTCCGTCACTGAGGCCGTGGAAAGACTCCGTCGTTTATTTCAGGTGCTCGTCAGCGTGGCATCCCATCATGTTCAATCTCCTCCTACCAGCCAGATCGGACAACGTACAGATTTAAGAACCGACCTACCGAAAGATACACACCAGGCCCATCAGGCAGCGTTCGAACTTGACGCTTATCTCGGAACATTAGGGTTTTCCCAACAAATTGTCTCAGATCAGTGGCCCGAGAGCACAACTGGTCAAGGACTTGAGAatggccgagaaggaggagagttTCCCGAGGGACATCGAATGGCTAACCCTATGATGTGGATGGGGAATGAGATGCAGCTGGAGGATTGGTTCTACAATAATGACCAGATAGAAGCGTTGGAATCTCTGTATAATTAA